A window of Excalfactoria chinensis isolate bCotChi1 chromosome Z, bCotChi1.hap2, whole genome shotgun sequence contains these coding sequences:
- the CER1 gene encoding cerberus: protein MSLLLLQLLMLLCLGATEPQPDSQQRKRRPFQRLFYLDRNLLESQNFRELVGENPVGIKGTKEEPSFFIAFPQTAEESQKQGEKKMSRFILPNAELHAHKDLRTWAATREISPVENFSASHYSSNREVEPPYRKDAKKFWDHFMLRKNSASEEVVLPIKTNEMHQETCRTLPFSQSVAHESCEKVIVQNNLCFGKCSSFHVPGPDDRLYTFCSKCLPTKFSMKRLDLNCTSAVPVVKNVMIVEECKCETQKTEDPLLGSLQSDFLGNIPEHN, encoded by the exons ATGTCActgcttctccttcagctgctAATGCTCTTGTGTCTTGGAGCCACAGAGCCACAGCCCGAttcacagcaaaggaaaagaaggccCTTTCAGCGCCTTTTCTATTTGGACAGAAATCTACTTGAAAGCCAAAATTTTCGTGAGTTGGTGGGGGAAAACCCAGTAGGTATTAAGGGAACCAAGGAAGAGCCAAGCTTTTTTATAGCGTTTCCACAGACAGCAGAAGAGAGTCAGAagcaaggggagaaaaagatgtCCAGATTCATCCTTCCTAATGCAGAACTCCATGCACACAAAGATCTGAGAACCTGGGCAGCAACCAGAGAGATCTCTCCTGTGGAAAACTTCTCTGCTTCCCACTACTCCAGCAATAGGGAAGTTGAACCTCCCTATAGGAAAGATGCGAAAAAATTCTGGGACCATTTTATGTTAAGGAAAAATTCAGCTTCTGAAGAAGTTGTCCTGCCAATCAAGACCAATGAAATGCACCAAGAAACCTGCAGAACCTTGCCTTTTTCCCAG agtGTTGCTCATGAGAGCTGTGAGAAGGTGATAGTCCAGAATAATCTATGTTTTGGCAAGTGTAGTTCCTTTCATGTTCCTGGTCCAGATGATCGTCTTTATACCTTCTGTTCTAAATGCCTGCCCACCAAGTTTTCCATGAAGCGCTTGGATCTCAACTGCACCAGTGCTGTCCCAGTGGTCAAAAACGTCATGATTGTGGAAGAGTGTAAATGTGAGACTCAGAAGACAGAAGATCCTCTGCTTGGATCTCTACAGTCAGATTTTCTTGGAAATATACCTGAGCACAATTAA